One Sagittula stellata E-37 genomic window carries:
- the selD gene encoding selenide, water dikinase SelD, which produces MQEMSLPYTRDLLLIGGGHSHALVLRMWGMSDLPGARVTVVNPEPTAPYSGMLPGHLAGHYDRRALDIDLVQLGRFAGARVVVGRVIGLDTEARVARLEDGRRIAFDVASIDVGVTSDMPTLPGFAEHAVPAKPLGPFASAWARFLEDSGPAKVAVIGGGVAGAEISLAMAHALALQGRPAEVHLVERDRALSGLPPRSATHLRAALARMGVTVHEDTDVQKITENAVRIGDQVLEADFVCGAAGARPQEWFGDTGLNLQNGFVAVGPTLESSVTGIFATGDCAHMTASPRPKAGVYAVRQAPVLLHNLRQRLSGKDGLKTYRPQRDYLKLISLGEKAALGDRFGMTFQGKWAWRWKDHIDRSFMNRFRDLPTMTQPALPQAHADGLADLLAGKPLCGGCGAKVGQEALMAALAETGGTALPGDDAAVLTVGAERMVLSTDHLREIVRDPEVMTRLAAHHALGDIWAMGAEPLSATANIVLPQMASRLAGRTLREVMSAAHEVMAEAGTTIVGGHTSQGAEMTIGFTILGRAHDTPITLDGARPGDILVLTKPVGSGLIMAAEMQGLAEGDWVAGALRHMTRSQGAASRLLRVAHAMTDVTGFGLAGHLRNICLNSAVGAELWLDDVPLLDGALELAGTDLRASLFAENRALVPDAPAGPRADLLFDPQTAGGLLAAVPEAELDVLDRLRDAGYPAAEIGRITDRVGQISIV; this is translated from the coding sequence ATGCAGGAAATGTCCCTGCCGTACACGCGCGACCTGTTGTTGATTGGCGGCGGACATAGCCATGCGCTGGTGCTGCGCATGTGGGGCATGTCCGACCTGCCCGGCGCACGCGTGACGGTGGTCAACCCGGAACCGACCGCCCCCTACTCCGGCATGTTGCCGGGCCACCTTGCCGGCCATTACGACCGCCGCGCGCTGGACATCGACCTCGTGCAGCTGGGACGGTTCGCAGGGGCACGTGTGGTCGTCGGCCGCGTAATCGGTCTCGATACGGAAGCCCGGGTCGCCAGGCTGGAGGATGGGCGACGGATCGCTTTCGATGTGGCCTCGATCGACGTGGGCGTCACCAGCGACATGCCGACCCTGCCCGGGTTTGCCGAACATGCGGTGCCAGCCAAACCGCTCGGCCCCTTCGCCTCGGCCTGGGCCAGGTTCCTGGAGGACAGTGGTCCGGCGAAGGTGGCGGTGATCGGCGGAGGCGTCGCGGGCGCAGAGATCTCGCTGGCCATGGCGCATGCGCTCGCGCTTCAGGGGCGGCCTGCAGAGGTACATCTTGTAGAGCGCGACAGGGCACTATCCGGCCTTCCGCCGCGCAGCGCAACACATCTGCGCGCAGCCTTGGCCCGAATGGGCGTAACGGTGCATGAAGACACAGATGTTCAAAAGATAACGGAAAATGCCGTCAGGATCGGGGATCAGGTGCTGGAGGCGGACTTTGTCTGTGGTGCCGCCGGCGCCCGTCCCCAGGAATGGTTTGGCGACACGGGGCTGAACCTCCAAAACGGATTTGTCGCTGTGGGGCCTACGCTGGAGTCCTCTGTCACGGGCATTTTTGCAACCGGTGATTGCGCGCACATGACCGCGTCGCCCCGGCCCAAGGCGGGCGTTTATGCCGTGCGACAGGCGCCGGTGCTCCTGCACAACCTGCGCCAACGGCTGTCTGGCAAAGACGGCCTGAAGACCTACCGCCCTCAGCGCGACTACCTGAAGCTGATCTCACTGGGGGAAAAGGCGGCCCTTGGCGACCGCTTCGGGATGACATTTCAGGGCAAGTGGGCCTGGCGCTGGAAAGACCACATCGACCGCAGCTTCATGAACCGGTTCCGCGACTTGCCGACGATGACGCAGCCTGCCCTGCCGCAAGCCCATGCCGATGGGCTGGCGGACTTGCTGGCGGGCAAGCCGTTGTGTGGCGGTTGCGGCGCCAAGGTCGGACAAGAGGCCCTGATGGCCGCGCTGGCGGAGACCGGTGGCACCGCCCTGCCCGGCGACGATGCCGCGGTGCTGACGGTGGGCGCGGAACGGATGGTGCTGAGCACGGATCACCTGCGCGAGATTGTGCGCGATCCGGAGGTCATGACGCGCCTCGCCGCGCATCACGCATTGGGTGACATCTGGGCCATGGGGGCGGAGCCGCTCAGCGCGACGGCCAACATCGTCCTGCCGCAGATGGCGTCGCGCCTCGCCGGCCGGACCCTTCGGGAGGTGATGTCGGCGGCGCATGAAGTCATGGCCGAGGCCGGGACCACCATCGTCGGCGGCCACACCTCGCAGGGGGCTGAAATGACAATCGGCTTCACGATCCTCGGCCGCGCACATGACACGCCGATCACGCTGGACGGCGCCCGCCCCGGCGACATCCTCGTGCTGACAAAGCCTGTCGGTTCCGGGCTCATCATGGCGGCCGAGATGCAAGGGCTGGCCGAAGGCGATTGGGTCGCAGGCGCGCTGCGTCACATGACCCGGTCGCAGGGCGCGGCGTCGCGCCTGTTGCGTGTGGCGCACGCGATGACCGACGTGACGGGATTTGGCCTGGCCGGGCACCTGCGCAACATCTGCCTGAACTCCGCCGTCGGGGCCGAGCTTTGGCTCGACGACGTGCCCCTGCTGGACGGCGCGCTGGAGCTGGCGGGAACCGACCTGCGCGCTTCGCTCTTTGCCGAAAACCGGGCGCTTGTGCCGGACGCGCCCGCCGGTCCGCGTGCCGATCTGCTGTTCGATCCACAGACCGCCGGGGGGTTGCTGGCCGCCGTGCCCGAAGCCGAGCTTGACGTCCTCGACCGCCTGCGTGACGCAGGCTATCCTGCGGCAGAGATCGGGCGCATCACCGACCGCGTTGGTCAGATCTCGATCGTCTGA